One stretch of Leadbetterella byssophila DSM 17132 DNA includes these proteins:
- a CDS encoding glycoside hydrolase family 13 protein, which yields MKKIIFMLLFAFSAQAQNIRVEPASWWVGMKNRNLQILLHAKGIGSSKVEISYPGIELKQVHKAESPNYLFLDIEIKPEAAAGKVPIALKNPDHIAYLDLQERSSKAGEGFDGADVIYLITPDRFANGDPSNDNTSDTKEKANRKHYNGRHGGDLKGISAQLDYIRNMGFTTLWCMPLLENNLEEVTYHGYSITDYYRIDPRFGSNEEFKGIVQKSKEKGLKWIMDMVPNHCGIDHWWMKDLPFEDWINNKGKFTPSNHRREVHQDIHVSQKDLEAMKGGWFVPTMPDLNQRNPFMAKYLTQNTIWWIEYAGLAGLRVDTWPYSEKAFLQQWTKDILDEYPSLHMVGEEMTLKASTIAYWQQGKVNPDGYKSYIPGMMDFPFQGALVQALTEKEDFHTGWARLYSAMADDYLYPAPDKLVIFADNHDMNRFFTQIGEDKELFKMGLAVVATMRGIPQVYYGTEIGMSNPDSEEHGVLRADMPGGWKGDKVNAFTGENLDPLQKELQDFTRRLFNWRKGSKAVHAGKMIHFVPQQGVYTYMRFTATEKVWVILNKNKEEVEIPFQEYTEITEGNSTFSDALDGSIWKEKVKIPSMSFRILVAKGE from the coding sequence ATGAAAAAAATCATTTTTATGCTCCTATTTGCTTTTTCTGCCCAAGCGCAAAATATTAGGGTGGAACCTGCCTCCTGGTGGGTAGGAATGAAAAATAGGAACCTACAGATCCTGTTGCACGCAAAGGGAATAGGATCCTCCAAAGTTGAAATCTCCTATCCAGGCATAGAGTTAAAGCAAGTACATAAGGCAGAGAGTCCTAATTATTTGTTTTTGGATATAGAAATTAAACCTGAAGCTGCCGCCGGCAAGGTCCCTATAGCCTTGAAAAATCCTGACCATATAGCATACTTAGATCTTCAGGAAAGAAGTTCAAAAGCAGGCGAGGGTTTTGACGGGGCAGATGTGATCTATCTTATCACTCCGGACAGATTTGCAAACGGAGATCCGAGTAATGACAACACCTCAGACACGAAGGAAAAAGCGAACAGAAAACATTACAACGGTAGGCACGGAGGAGATTTGAAAGGGATTTCCGCGCAGTTAGATTACATCAGAAATATGGGATTCACTACACTATGGTGTATGCCTTTATTAGAAAATAACTTGGAAGAAGTTACTTACCATGGCTATTCTATAACAGATTACTATAGAATAGACCCCAGGTTTGGTAGTAATGAAGAGTTTAAGGGTATTGTCCAAAAGTCTAAAGAAAAGGGTTTGAAGTGGATTATGGATATGGTTCCGAATCATTGCGGGATAGACCACTGGTGGATGAAAGACTTGCCTTTTGAGGACTGGATCAATAATAAGGGGAAATTTACACCATCTAACCATAGGAGAGAGGTACATCAAGATATCCATGTTTCTCAAAAGGACTTGGAGGCCATGAAGGGCGGTTGGTTTGTGCCTACCATGCCTGACCTCAACCAAAGAAACCCTTTTATGGCGAAATATTTGACTCAGAATACCATCTGGTGGATAGAATATGCCGGTTTAGCCGGATTAAGAGTGGATACCTGGCCTTATTCTGAAAAGGCTTTTTTGCAGCAATGGACAAAGGATATCCTGGATGAATACCCTTCTCTGCACATGGTGGGAGAAGAGATGACCTTGAAGGCTTCTACAATAGCGTACTGGCAACAAGGCAAAGTGAATCCTGACGGATACAAAAGCTATATACCGGGAATGATGGATTTCCCCTTCCAGGGAGCACTTGTTCAGGCTTTGACAGAAAAAGAGGATTTTCATACAGGCTGGGCTAGGTTATATTCAGCTATGGCGGATGATTATCTGTATCCTGCCCCGGATAAGTTGGTTATTTTCGCAGACAACCATGATATGAACCGTTTCTTTACCCAGATAGGAGAAGATAAGGAACTGTTTAAGATGGGTTTGGCCGTAGTAGCAACCATGCGGGGGATACCTCAAGTGTATTATGGAACGGAGATAGGTATGAGTAATCCGGACTCAGAGGAACATGGGGTGTTAAGAGCAGATATGCCTGGTGGATGGAAGGGGGATAAAGTGAATGCTTTTACCGGCGAAAATCTAGATCCTTTGCAGAAGGAGCTCCAGGACTTTACTAGGAGACTGTTCAACTGGAGAAAGGGGTCAAAAGCGGTCCACGCAGGAAAGATGATACACTTTGTTCCTCAGCAGGGGGTATATACTTATATGAGGTTTACGGCTACAGAAAAAGTCTGGGTGATATTGAATAAAAATAAAGAAGAGGTGGAAATTCCTTTTCAGGAATATACGGAAATCACGGAAGGAAATTCTACTTTCTCTGATGCCTTAGATGGAAGTATTTGGAAGGAAAAGGTAAAAATACCATCCATGTCCTTTCGTATTCTTGTAGCAAAAGGGGAATAA
- a CDS encoding SusE domain-containing protein, whose amino-acid sequence MKRVLILCLLALWSCEKDEVRAILDENAAVSSVTLSAPELILSKDEADNDVLTINWQAPNFGYDAAPSYMLFIDKQGGDFSKGYATSTGRELKKVFRGSELNALLLNLDLAPEEAHQLIVRVDAVLSNAFSLRSPIASLKATPYSSVLDLSSPWGVVGSAINDWGATPDGPFYKTSQNDVYVAYVTLTDGMIKFRKDQDWAENYGDDGADGTLEPGGADIAVKAGTYKITLNLVSKSYKIEPYTWGVVGSAFNDWGATPDGKLQYDPFSDQWRSIVKLKTGELKFRLNNDWGVNYGGPGLSGTLVDGGSNIQVNEGLYLVTINLKDLSYSILPVTNLWGIVGDAAPNGWDGPDVPFDLDYSKYDKNFNTNGVWIARNVTLKSGEIKFRANNSWTLNYGGSGGTLEEGGENIKVEAGVYDVVLDFSGGAPVYKLTKK is encoded by the coding sequence ATGAAAAGAGTATTAATATTATGTTTGTTGGCCTTGTGGTCTTGTGAGAAAGACGAAGTAAGAGCCATTTTAGATGAAAACGCCGCCGTAAGCTCGGTGACTCTATCTGCTCCGGAGCTGATCTTAAGCAAAGATGAGGCAGACAATGATGTCTTGACCATAAACTGGCAAGCCCCGAACTTTGGGTATGATGCGGCTCCCTCTTATATGTTGTTTATTGATAAACAAGGTGGAGATTTTTCAAAGGGTTATGCAACCAGTACCGGCAGAGAACTAAAAAAGGTTTTCAGAGGCAGTGAGCTAAATGCTTTACTACTTAATCTGGATCTAGCACCGGAAGAGGCACATCAATTGATCGTTAGAGTAGATGCTGTTTTGTCTAATGCGTTTTCTCTTCGTTCACCAATTGCTTCTTTGAAAGCCACCCCATATTCTTCTGTGCTGGATTTATCTTCACCTTGGGGAGTGGTTGGGTCAGCCATTAATGATTGGGGGGCTACTCCTGATGGTCCATTCTATAAGACTTCCCAAAATGATGTTTACGTAGCTTATGTGACATTGACAGATGGGATGATTAAATTTAGAAAAGACCAGGACTGGGCGGAAAACTATGGAGATGACGGAGCTGACGGTACTTTAGAACCAGGTGGCGCTGATATCGCTGTAAAAGCAGGTACATATAAGATTACCTTGAATCTCGTTAGTAAGAGCTATAAAATAGAGCCTTATACTTGGGGAGTGGTAGGAAGTGCCTTTAATGACTGGGGAGCTACTCCTGACGGCAAATTGCAGTATGATCCGTTCTCTGATCAATGGAGAAGTATAGTGAAACTGAAAACAGGTGAGCTTAAGTTTAGGCTGAATAACGATTGGGGAGTGAATTATGGGGGCCCTGGTTTGAGCGGTACTCTGGTAGATGGAGGCAGCAATATTCAGGTTAATGAAGGATTATATTTGGTGACCATTAATTTGAAAGATCTCTCGTATAGCATATTACCGGTAACTAACCTTTGGGGAATTGTAGGTGATGCTGCACCAAATGGATGGGATGGTCCGGATGTGCCTTTTGATTTGGACTACTCAAAATACGATAAGAATTTCAATACGAATGGGGTATGGATAGCTAGAAATGTTACGCTGAAATCCGGGGAGATCAAGTTTAGAGCAAACAATTCCTGGACATTAAACTATGGTGGTTCAGGTGGAACCCTAGAAGAAGGAGGGGAGAACATCAAAGTGGAAGCCGGGGTATATGACGTGGTTCTGGACTTCTCTGGAGGGGCGCCTGTGTATAAATTAACTAAGAAATAA
- a CDS encoding alpha-amylase → MKYISVLLFLLVLSCSKDTNVPSSTAPEDLAAYVRPEGVMMQGFYWDVEPRGSWWSHLESKLEEWKEMGVDRIWLPPASKGMSGGYSMGYDPMDYYDLGEYDQMGTVETRFGSRAELESLIQAAKTRKIGVIADIVLNHNSGGKLEFNPFRNKDTYTLFEPASGKFPRSSQHFHPNSIHERDAEAMFFEEQDLCHDHPEVQHWLWVGENSVAKYYKNTVGFDGWRFDYVKGFDPKVIKSWMQSVGGFGVLEVWDGNTDYLKKWVDETGINAFDFPNFYNMEQALDGNNLQLLMERNALWKVSPEKSVTFVNNHDTEKDTQQGNRIGSAESRLMAYAFILTHPGYPCIFYSDYEKILNKEKLSRLVQIHRSLAVGKLSVLYADREHYIAQRGGDGKVPGLVVHLNNSAQSQKRTIVTPWKNAEIYDYTGNTTLKTDAQGRADILTGAKSYSIWSLKKF, encoded by the coding sequence ATGAAGTACATATCCGTTTTACTTTTTCTCCTAGTATTATCCTGCTCTAAAGATACTAATGTACCTAGCTCTACTGCTCCTGAAGATTTAGCTGCGTATGTGAGACCGGAGGGGGTGATGATGCAGGGTTTTTACTGGGATGTAGAACCCAGAGGATCCTGGTGGTCCCACTTAGAGTCTAAACTAGAGGAGTGGAAGGAGATGGGAGTGGACAGGATTTGGTTGCCACCCGCATCCAAAGGCATGTCCGGAGGTTACAGCATGGGTTATGATCCTATGGACTATTACGACTTAGGAGAGTATGATCAAATGGGAACGGTGGAAACCAGATTTGGATCAAGGGCAGAGCTAGAATCCCTGATCCAAGCAGCCAAAACTAGAAAAATAGGGGTCATAGCTGATATAGTTCTGAATCATAATTCGGGAGGAAAATTAGAGTTTAATCCTTTTAGAAATAAAGATACTTACACTTTGTTCGAACCGGCTTCAGGGAAGTTTCCTAGGAGCTCCCAGCATTTTCATCCTAATTCCATACATGAGAGGGATGCGGAGGCCATGTTTTTTGAAGAGCAAGACCTTTGTCATGATCATCCTGAGGTGCAGCATTGGCTTTGGGTAGGAGAAAATTCCGTGGCAAAATACTACAAGAATACGGTAGGCTTTGACGGTTGGAGGTTTGATTATGTGAAAGGATTTGACCCCAAAGTGATTAAGTCCTGGATGCAGTCAGTGGGAGGTTTCGGTGTATTGGAGGTATGGGATGGCAATACGGATTACTTAAAGAAGTGGGTAGATGAGACGGGTATAAATGCTTTCGATTTCCCTAATTTTTATAACATGGAGCAGGCATTGGACGGTAATAACCTGCAATTACTGATGGAGAGAAATGCACTCTGGAAAGTATCTCCTGAAAAGTCAGTGACATTTGTGAATAATCATGATACCGAGAAGGATACCCAACAAGGCAACCGTATAGGATCAGCAGAAAGCCGATTGATGGCGTATGCTTTTATACTTACGCATCCCGGTTATCCTTGTATCTTTTATTCTGACTATGAGAAGATTCTTAATAAAGAGAAACTAAGTAGATTAGTTCAAATCCATAGAAGCTTAGCAGTGGGAAAACTAAGTGTTTTGTACGCTGATAGAGAGCATTATATCGCACAACGTGGAGGGGATGGAAAGGTGCCGGGATTAGTGGTACACTTGAATAATTCCGCTCAATCACAAAAAAGAACGATAGTCACTCCTTGGAAAAATGCGGAGATCTATGACTACACCGGAAATACCACCCTTAAAACTGATGCACAGGGTAGAGCTGATATTCTAACCGGCGCTAAATCTTACAGTATTTGGTCATTAAAGAAATTCTAA